Proteins encoded by one window of Bactrocera oleae isolate idBacOlea1 chromosome 4, idBacOlea1, whole genome shotgun sequence:
- the Stlk gene encoding STE20-related kinase adapter protein stlk has product MFGCNPLDYDLKVELSRCFNGIGTVYLAQYLPNGQHIAVKKYRMDKASKEESILARDELLIMRQFNHPNIHTFHTSFVYRNELFQIAPLMCFGSCKDTIANCFRAGFPEIFVALIMRDVLSGLEYLHRRGYIHRSIRASHILLNQTKAILSGFRECTSIVGHGERIAALHHLAPCSARSLNWLAPEVLEQNIIGYSEKSDIYSIGITCCELANGVEPFADAQPTFMFTEKVRGNVPTLLDRSTCPASEEMIEIVASTDSDSIRQAQQIYSQRVFSDEFHQFTEICMEKKPSSRWSTLQLLSHSFFKQCRHTSILDQLQRFGLETKDYSQIRDQSLTLCTDLSEMNVHSNDWDWDF; this is encoded by the exons ATGTTTGGGTGCAATCCTTTGGACTATGATTTGAAAGTGGAATTATCACGATGCTTTAATGGTATTGGAACTGTTTACTTAGCGCAATATTTACCCAATGGACAACATATCGCAGTAAAAAAATATCGCATGGATAAGGCAAGCAAAGAGGAGAGCATCTTAGCGCGTGATGAACTGCTTATCATGCGTCAGTTcaatcatcccaacatacatacattccatACATCGTTTGTATATAGGAATGAGCTCTTTCAGATAGCACCGTTGATGTGCTTTGGTAGCTGCAAGGACACCATTGCTAACTGTTTTCGGGCGG GTTTCCCtgaaatttttgttgctttgataATGCGTGATGTACTCTCCGGCCTGGAGTACCTACATCGTCGTGGTTATATACATCGCTCCATTCGTGCCAGCCATATACTACTCAATCAAACTAAAGCAATTTTATCTGGTTTCCGTGAATGTACCAGCATTGTAGGCCATGGTGAACGGATTGCAGCTTTGCATCACTTAGCACCTTGCAGTGCACGTAGTTTAAACTGGTTAGCACCAGAAGTGCTAGAGCAAAATATAATTGGCTACTCAGAGAAATCGGATATTTACTCAATTGGTATAACATGCTGTGAACTAGCGAACGGCGTGGAACCCTTTGCTGATGCACAACCAACCTTTATGTTTACTGAAAAAGTACGTGGCAATGTGCCAACATTATTAGATCGTTCTACATGTCCCGCCAGCGAAGAAATGATAG aaattgtcgCAAGTACTGACTCAGACTCGATTAGGCAGGCACAGCAAATCTACAGTCAACGTGTATTCTCTGATGAGTTCCATCAATTTACAGAAATTTGTATGGAGAAAAAACCCTCAAGTCGTTGGTCAACATTACAGCTCCTTAGTCATTCCTTTTTCAAACAATGTCGACACACAAGTATACTAGATCAATTGCAACGTTTCGGTTTAGAGACAAAGGACTATTCACAGATAagag ACCAAAGTTTGACTCTATGCACCGACTTGAGTGAGATGAATGTGCACAGCAATGATTGGGACTGGGATTTTTAA
- the Mettl3 gene encoding N6-adenosine-methyltransferase MT-A70-like protein, with amino-acid sequence MADAWDEIKAVKSKRHTLREKLEKRKKERAGLLSSSPNSAVDTVKDSPNPTGELENDAEAEKAVLQALSSNTLVLPIISTQLLEKVATFLDKAPAQHVINYTLNKLAEQGAVNIKSVTIGKDVGCEVISVETNLILDLYKEMVNDGYIGIKEELKRKFDAENKDCNLNKSAKIDPNTGPNARKVTDASGADASDDIMSLLSMPSTREKQSKQVGEEILELLTKPTAKERSVAEKFKSHGGAQVMEFCPHGTKVECLKAQQATAEMAAKKKRDRKLENDSPSKLSSEADESNPQSNAEETTNIADANSTSDSNGNNSVRETESDNKASDSGAEDGEIVSENLKDAEADSQQSTDEPIETLDTCTKLHFKKIIQSHTDESLGDCSFLNTCFHMATCKYVHYEVDTLPNINTNKPVDVKTKLCIKRSIDPSVTLYPPQWIQCDLRYLDMTVLGKFAVVMADPPWDIHMELPYGTMSDDEMRQLGVPALQDDGLIFLWVTGRAMELGRECLKLWGYERVDELIWVKTNQLQRIIRTGRTGHWLNHGKEHCLVGMKGNPKNLNRGLDCDVIVAEVRATSHKPDEIYGIIERLSPGTRKIELFGRPHNVQPNWITLGNQLDGIRLVDPELITQFQKRYPDGNCMSPQAAAVTTGPTANSPSAVKK; translated from the exons ATGGCAGATGCTTGGGATGAAATAAAAGCTGTGAAAAGTAAGCGACATACACTGCGAGAAAAGTTGGAGAAACGAAAGAAAGAACGTGCCGGTTTACTATCTTCATCACCAAATAGTGCTGTTGACACAGTTAAGGACTCACCTAATCCAACTGGGGAATTGG AAAACGATGCTGAAGCTGAAAAAGCGGTATTGCAGGCGCTCTCCTCCAACACACTTGTGCTTCCCATCATATCAACACAATTGCTGGAAAAAGTAGCTACATTTTTGGATAAAGCACCTGCACAGCATGTAATCAATTACACACTCAACAAATTAGCAGAGCAAGGTGCAGTTAATATTAAGAGTGTTACAATTGGAAAGGATGTGGGCTGCGAAGTTATTTCGGTGGAAACAAATCTTATTTTAGATTTGTATAAGGAAATGGTGAATGATGGATATATTGGTATAAAAGAAGAACTGAAGCGCAAGT TCGATGCGGAAAACAAGGATTGTAATCTCAATAAATCGGCAAAAATTGACCCAAATACTGGACCAAATGCGCGTAAAGTAACGGACGCCAGCGGTGCGGATGCTTCTGATGATATAATG TCTCTGCTCTCCATGCCCTCTACACGTGAGAAGCAAAGTAAACAAGTTGGCGAAGAAATACTCGAGTTGCTAACCAAACCAACTGCCAAAGAAAGGTCCGTTGCTGAAAAGTTCAAATCACATGGCGGTGCACAAGTAATGGAATTTTGCCCACATGGCACCAAGGTAGAGTGCCTAAAAGCACAGCAGGCTACCGCAGAAATGGCAGCAAAAAAGAAACGTGATCGCAAACTTGAAAACGATTCTCCTAGCAAACTCAGCTCAGAGGCTGATGAATCTAATCCGCAAAGCAATGCTGAAGAAACAACAAATATAGCTGATGCAAATTCAACATCAGATAGTAACGGTAATAACAGTGTCAGAGAAACGGAAAGCGACAATAAGGCTAGCGATTCTGGCGCAGAAGATGGTGAGATCGTTTCTGAAAATTTGAAAGATGCCGAAGCCGATTCACAACAATCAACAGACGAACCAATAGAGACATTGGATACTTGtacaaaattgcattttaagaaaatcatacAATCACATACCGATGAATCACTTGGTGATTGCAGTTTCCTAAACACATGCTTCCACATGGCTACATGCAA atatgtacattatgAGGTTGACACTTTACCCAATATTAACACTAATAAACCAGTTGATGTTAAAACTAAGCTTTGCATTAAACGCAGCATTGACCCCAGCGTTACATTATATCCTCCACAATGGATACAGTGTGATTTGCGTTATCTCGACATGACGGTACTGGGCAAATTTGCTGTGGTAATGGCGGATCCACCATGGGATATACACATGGAATTGCCGTACG GCACAATGTCAGACGATGAGATGCGTCAGTTGGGCGTGCCAGCACTGCAGGATGATGGACTTATCTTTCTTTGGGTAACAGGGCGTGCGATGGAATTAGGAAGGGAATGCTTAAAACTATGGGG ctACGAACGTGTGGACGAACTCATTTGGGTGAAAACGAACCAATTGCAGCGCATCATACGCACCGGTCGCACCGGTCATTGGTTAAATCACGGAAAAGAGCATTGTCTGGTGGGCATGAAAGGTAATCCGAAGAATCTTAATCGTGGACTTGATTGTGATGTCATTGTAGCGGAAGTACGCGCCACCTCACATAAACCCGATGAAATCTATGGCATAATAGAACGTCTGAGTCCGGGCACACGCAAAATTGAGCTTTTCGGTCGTCCACACAATGTGCAACCAAATTGGATAACATTGGGCAATCAATTGGATGGCATACGCTTAGTTGATCCCGAGTTAATAACACAATTTCAAAAGAGATATCCCGACGGAAATTGTATGTCACCACAAGCAGCCGCCGTTACAACTGGTCCAACTGCAAATTCGCCAAGTGCAGTGAAGAAGTGA